One region of Streptomyces sp. NBC_00442 genomic DNA includes:
- a CDS encoding helix-turn-helix domain-containing protein, which produces MASLNVGNLGEFLREQRRTAQLSLRQLADAAGVSNPYLSQIERGLRKPSADILQQLAKALRISAETLYVQAGILDERSPEAAETRSVILADPSLNERQKQVLLQIYGSFRKENGLDDTTDTDGAADGSDADHPQASN; this is translated from the coding sequence ATGGCATCGCTCAACGTCGGCAATCTCGGCGAGTTCCTGCGCGAGCAGCGGCGCACCGCGCAGCTGTCGCTGCGGCAGCTCGCCGATGCCGCCGGGGTGTCCAATCCGTATCTGAGTCAGATCGAGCGCGGGCTGCGCAAGCCGAGCGCGGACATTCTGCAGCAGCTCGCGAAGGCGCTGCGGATCTCCGCCGAGACGCTGTACGTGCAGGCCGGGATTCTCGACGAGAGGTCTCCCGAGGCCGCGGAGACGCGGAGCGTCATTCTCGCCGACCCCTCGCTCAACGAACGTCAGAAGCAGGTTCTGCTCCAGATCTACGGGTCCTTCCGCAAGGAGAACGGGCTCGACGACACGACGGACACCGACGGCGCAGCCGACGGCAGCGATGCCGACCACCCTCAAGCGAGCAACTGA
- a CDS encoding DNA sulfur modification protein DndB, with the protein MSINVDPLRLSKPQDSSTYLAIKTPQGGRVVYSTRVPLLDLPTLLPVPDPNNVDKDNRKVDRLHAKHFGEYLDAKQDWVAPALLARDGGGCTFEKVDEHGAVGYLTVPWAIGGISSLRTIDGQHRVLGVSIEKQRITDAISAVDREMARRLSPEKSAKLEAERERLISQMNRLKAEYIGLDIYVELDPIKAQQMFVDVADNAKGISSAVRARFDSYKVANRTLSDVIDHPLLKGRVDAEQDRMTLKNPNLMGAKHVADITRAVIAGAGGRISKKAEQTLTDGEVIEQVKDFLDVISNAFADLAAITEDDPEADRQADELTMSQKLRRNSLLGSVGMLRVLGGVFRELRAGDNPAELDDITEFFKRLNPHMSAPVAENSIWRTTEVNVDFEPNAAAPIMRTQNIVHLVGVVTGWYKKAPAAL; encoded by the coding sequence GTGAGCATCAACGTTGACCCACTGCGTCTGTCCAAGCCGCAGGACTCCAGCACCTACCTGGCGATCAAAACGCCTCAGGGGGGCCGCGTCGTCTACAGCACGCGCGTCCCGCTTCTCGACCTCCCCACCCTCCTACCCGTCCCTGACCCGAACAACGTCGACAAGGACAACCGGAAGGTCGATCGTCTTCACGCCAAGCACTTCGGTGAGTACCTGGACGCCAAGCAGGACTGGGTTGCCCCCGCTCTCTTGGCGCGCGACGGCGGGGGCTGCACCTTCGAGAAGGTGGACGAACACGGCGCTGTCGGCTACCTCACGGTCCCGTGGGCCATCGGTGGCATCTCCTCTCTGCGCACCATCGACGGCCAGCACCGCGTGCTCGGCGTCTCGATCGAGAAGCAGCGCATCACCGACGCCATCTCCGCCGTCGACCGTGAGATGGCGCGCAGGCTCAGCCCGGAGAAATCCGCAAAGCTAGAGGCAGAACGGGAGCGGCTCATCAGCCAGATGAACCGACTGAAGGCCGAGTACATCGGCCTGGACATCTACGTCGAGCTAGACCCGATCAAGGCCCAGCAAATGTTCGTTGACGTTGCCGACAACGCCAAGGGCATCAGCAGCGCCGTCCGTGCCCGGTTCGACAGCTACAAGGTCGCCAACCGCACCCTGTCCGACGTCATCGACCACCCGCTGCTGAAGGGAAGGGTCGACGCCGAGCAGGACCGTATGACCCTGAAGAACCCAAACCTGATGGGCGCCAAGCACGTTGCCGACATCACCCGTGCCGTCATCGCCGGTGCCGGCGGTCGGATCAGTAAGAAGGCTGAGCAGACCCTGACCGACGGCGAGGTCATCGAACAGGTCAAGGACTTCCTCGATGTCATCTCCAACGCCTTCGCCGATCTCGCTGCCATAACCGAGGACGACCCAGAGGCGGATCGCCAGGCCGACGAGCTGACCATGTCGCAGAAGCTTCGCCGGAACTCACTGCTCGGCTCGGTGGGCATGCTGCGCGTCCTGGGCGGGGTGTTTCGCGAGCTGCGCGCGGGGGACAACCCGGCGGAACTCGACGACATCACCGAGTTCTTCAAGCGCCTCAACCCGCACATGTCCGCGCCAGTTGCCGAGAACAGCATCTGGCGTACCACCGAGGTAAACGTGGACTTTGAGCCGAACGCCGCCGCGCCCATCATGCGGACCCAGAACATCGTGCACCTCGTTGGTGTGGTCACCGGCTGGTACAAGAAGGCTCCTGCCGCTCTGTAG
- a CDS encoding DUF2199 domain-containing protein, with amino-acid sequence MNYSATAPHVWEPSFADSADCLLSSDQCVIKAQHYFVKGLVEIPIIGSDEVFSWAAWVSLSRDNFARSADLWDTAGREAEEPYFGWLSSDLFLYSPSTINLKTRVHTRPIGQRPFIELEPTDHPLAVEQRNGITLERVRVIAEAVLHPTDSESK; translated from the coding sequence ATGAACTACTCGGCCACCGCCCCCCATGTCTGGGAACCGAGCTTCGCCGACTCTGCGGACTGCCTTCTCTCTTCGGATCAGTGCGTGATCAAGGCGCAGCACTACTTCGTCAAGGGTCTGGTCGAGATACCGATCATCGGCAGCGACGAGGTGTTCTCCTGGGCCGCATGGGTCTCCCTGAGCAGGGACAACTTCGCCCGATCCGCAGACCTTTGGGACACCGCGGGGCGGGAAGCCGAGGAGCCGTACTTCGGGTGGCTGTCCAGCGACCTCTTCCTCTACTCGCCCAGCACCATCAACCTGAAGACCCGCGTCCACACCCGCCCCATCGGGCAGCGTCCCTTCATCGAGCTGGAGCCGACCGACCACCCTCTCGCAGTTGAACAGCGGAACGGCATCACCCTGGAGCGCGTCCGTGTGATCGCCGAAGCCGTTCTCCACCCCACCGACAGCGAATCCAAGTGA
- a CDS encoding DUF6228 family protein: MTTTPDDDTDEAPSVTIRCQVNASVGVAFCDRFSFDADSVHYAVELRAPGLTARVDEVVAWIWDSDLTTFLEALAADYRGWDGERSWQTNDRDLTVSAVFRSGGHVGLTWAVRPWPQAADGWGASVTTWLEAGEQMTSLAADVRAFLAEEHQ; this comes from the coding sequence ATGACCACCACACCGGACGACGACACCGACGAAGCGCCCAGCGTGACCATCCGCTGCCAGGTCAACGCCTCCGTCGGCGTGGCCTTCTGCGACCGGTTCAGCTTCGACGCGGACTCCGTGCACTATGCCGTCGAGCTGCGGGCCCCGGGCCTGACCGCTCGCGTCGACGAGGTCGTCGCCTGGATCTGGGACAGCGATCTCACCACGTTCCTGGAGGCGCTCGCCGCGGACTACCGGGGATGGGACGGCGAACGGAGCTGGCAGACCAACGACCGGGACCTGACAGTGTCGGCCGTCTTCCGTTCCGGCGGCCACGTTGGGCTGACCTGGGCCGTGCGACCCTGGCCACAGGCCGCCGACGGCTGGGGTGCCTCGGTGACGACCTGGCTGGAGGCCGGCGAGCAGATGACTTCCCTGGCGGCCGATGTTCGGGCCTTCCTCGCCGAGGAGCACCAGTGA
- a CDS encoding aminoglycoside phosphotransferase family protein: MMHENEIPTDAALVRQLLTHQFPQWADLPIGPVESAGTENAIYRLGDELVVRLPRMQDAVGQVEFEQRWLPRLAPSLPALVPEPIAVGQPGHGYPFPWALSRWIEGSHPATRPDEAPDGGRLARDLGEFVTALRKTETTGARSGYRSVSLRTRDASVREWTAKAADDVDASALLSAWERALDQPEWDGPPQWTHGDLIPGNILVNDGRLRAVIDFGTAGVGDPACDAMAAWTVLSAESREAFRAAGEFDDAAWARGRGWALTFVSGIDYYRHTNPAMAELGHRAVSEVLADPAG, from the coding sequence ATGATGCACGAGAACGAGATTCCGACCGACGCCGCGTTGGTGCGGCAACTTCTCACACACCAATTCCCGCAATGGGCGGATCTGCCCATCGGTCCGGTGGAATCCGCGGGCACCGAGAACGCCATTTACCGGCTGGGCGACGAGCTCGTGGTCCGGTTGCCCCGGATGCAGGACGCTGTCGGCCAAGTGGAGTTCGAACAGCGCTGGTTGCCACGGCTGGCCCCGTCCCTGCCTGCTTTGGTGCCCGAACCGATCGCCGTGGGGCAGCCGGGACACGGGTATCCCTTCCCGTGGGCGCTCAGCCGCTGGATCGAAGGCTCGCACCCTGCCACCAGGCCGGACGAGGCGCCGGACGGAGGCCGGCTCGCCAGAGACCTCGGCGAGTTCGTCACAGCACTGCGCAAGACCGAGACCACGGGGGCCCGTTCCGGCTACCGGAGCGTGTCCCTGCGCACCCGCGACGCCTCCGTGCGGGAGTGGACCGCCAAGGCGGCGGACGACGTGGACGCCTCCGCCCTCCTCTCCGCCTGGGAACGAGCCCTCGATCAGCCGGAGTGGGACGGACCACCCCAGTGGACACACGGCGATCTCATCCCCGGCAACATCCTCGTCAACGACGGTCGGCTCCGTGCGGTGATCGACTTCGGCACCGCCGGCGTGGGCGATCCGGCCTGCGATGCCATGGCGGCCTGGACGGTGCTCAGTGCGGAGTCGCGGGAAGCCTTCCGCGCGGCGGGAGAATTCGACGACGCCGCCTGGGCACGCGGACGAGGCTGGGCACTCACCTTCGTCAGCGGGATCGATTACTACCGTCACACCAACCCCGCCATGGCCGAGCTGGGACACCGCGCCGTATCCGAGGTCCTCGCAGATCCGGCCGGATGA
- a CDS encoding FAD-dependent oxidoreductase, with product MRHRIAVVGGGPAGLTLARVLLRHGHLVDVLERDPAPDARPSGGTLDLHEGLGQLALDKAGLLAEFRALSRPEGQAMRVLAPDGTVLRDWLPGPDETANPEIDRGRLRDLLLGPLDVQWGRGVTRVVPGGRDGVRVMFEDGRQAAYDLVVGADGAWSRTRPAVSPVTPHYTGVTSVETSLDDVDTRHPDLARLIGDGSMGVYGENRNLVAQRNSGGHVKVNAQFRAPRDWPADLGLDLGDAEAVRSSLLALFDGWAAPVLDLLRRGTAFLHRPLYALPVGHTWTHVPGVTLLGDAAHLMPPLGAGANLAMLEGAELAETIASGPADLDQAVRAFEDRMCTRAARWSKITTAGLDRLVSPDPAQALAVFDRVQPS from the coding sequence ATGAGACATCGTATCGCTGTGGTCGGGGGCGGCCCCGCAGGCCTCACCCTTGCCCGTGTCCTGCTCCGCCACGGCCACTTGGTGGATGTCCTCGAACGCGATCCCGCCCCGGACGCGCGTCCCTCGGGCGGCACCCTCGACCTGCACGAAGGGCTGGGCCAGCTCGCGCTGGACAAGGCGGGGCTGCTCGCGGAGTTCCGGGCGCTGTCCCGCCCCGAGGGGCAGGCCATGCGCGTCCTGGCCCCGGACGGAACCGTCCTGCGCGACTGGCTGCCCGGCCCGGACGAGACGGCCAACCCGGAGATCGACCGAGGGCGCCTTCGTGACCTGCTGCTCGGCCCGCTCGACGTGCAATGGGGTCGGGGGGTGACGCGGGTGGTGCCGGGCGGCCGGGACGGCGTACGGGTGATGTTCGAGGACGGGCGGCAGGCGGCGTACGACCTCGTGGTCGGTGCGGACGGCGCCTGGTCGCGGACCCGCCCGGCGGTGTCGCCGGTGACGCCGCACTACACCGGCGTCACCTCGGTCGAGACCTCCCTCGACGACGTCGACACCCGCCACCCCGACCTCGCCCGCCTGATCGGTGACGGCTCGATGGGTGTGTACGGCGAGAACCGGAACCTCGTCGCCCAGCGCAACAGCGGCGGCCACGTGAAGGTCAACGCACAGTTCCGCGCGCCCCGGGACTGGCCGGCGGACCTGGGCCTGGACCTGGGCGACGCCGAGGCCGTGCGATCGAGCCTGCTGGCCCTGTTCGACGGCTGGGCCGCGCCCGTCCTCGACCTCCTGCGCCGCGGCACCGCCTTCCTCCACCGGCCCCTCTACGCCCTGCCCGTCGGTCACACCTGGACCCATGTCCCCGGCGTGACGCTCCTGGGCGACGCCGCCCATCTGATGCCTCCGCTGGGGGCGGGCGCGAACCTCGCGATGCTGGAGGGCGCCGAGCTCGCCGAGACGATCGCCTCCGGTCCCGCGGACCTGGATCAGGCCGTCCGCGCCTTCGAGGACCGGATGTGTACGCGGGCCGCCCGATGGTCGAAGATCACGACGGCCGGCCTGGACCGCCTGGTGAGCCCGGACCCCGCCCAAGCCCTCGCCGTGTTCGACCGGGTCCAGCCGTCCTGA
- a CDS encoding TetR/AcrR family transcriptional regulator, with amino-acid sequence MTVWDRPEPPARPVPLDRERIVAAAIALADDGGLDAVSLRKVAARLNAGPMRLYGFIATKAELLDLMADEVQAEILPEIVPEEQARNRTEEQTRNRTGKQPEERPGHWREALRTLAHRTRRAALRHHWLADLLGGRPALGPNGLAVTEAKLAALDGLADVDTVMRAVETVSAYVTGAIRREIAGLRAERATGLSEPEWQRASGPHVTRMLATGRFPALARAVHDATDVDAETSFTTGLDWVLDAVAARLPQNPESPLY; translated from the coding sequence ATGACCGTCTGGGACCGGCCGGAGCCGCCGGCGCGCCCCGTGCCGCTCGACCGGGAGCGGATCGTCGCGGCCGCCATCGCACTGGCCGACGACGGCGGACTCGACGCGGTGTCGTTGCGCAAGGTCGCCGCCCGGCTGAACGCCGGCCCGATGCGGCTGTACGGGTTCATCGCCACCAAGGCGGAACTGCTCGACCTCATGGCGGACGAGGTCCAGGCCGAGATCCTCCCCGAGATCGTCCCCGAGGAGCAGGCCCGGAACCGGACCGAGGAGCAGACCCGGAACCGGACCGGGAAGCAGCCCGAGGAGCGGCCCGGCCACTGGCGGGAGGCGCTGCGCACCCTCGCCCATCGCACCAGGCGGGCCGCCCTCCGTCACCACTGGCTGGCCGACCTGCTCGGTGGTCGCCCGGCCCTCGGCCCCAACGGCCTCGCCGTCACCGAGGCCAAACTGGCCGCCCTCGACGGCCTCGCCGACGTCGACACGGTCATGCGCGCGGTGGAAACCGTCAGCGCCTACGTCACCGGCGCGATCAGGCGTGAGATCGCGGGCCTGCGGGCCGAGCGCGCCACGGGTCTTTCCGAGCCCGAGTGGCAGCGCGCCTCCGGCCCGCATGTGACGAGAATGCTGGCCACCGGCCGCTTCCCCGCGCTGGCCAGGGCGGTGCACGACGCCACGGACGTGGACGCCGAGACGTCCTTCACGACCGGCCTCGACTGGGTCCTCGACGCGGTGGCGGCCAGACTCCCCCAGAACCCGGAGTCCCCCTTGTACTAG
- a CDS encoding Lrp/AsnC family transcriptional regulator: MESDYDDLDRRLVHALQIDGRAPFSTIAEALGVSDRTVARRYARLRATGAVRVLGGIAPVVLGTVPWLLRVRCAPAASLAVAEALARRPDTSWVSLSSGGTELTAVVRTENDADSEALLLAKLPRTPRVEGVTAHCVLHAFYGGPDSLIGKLGALDADAIERLTPPALPHREGPVRLSDGDRRLLAVLAIDGRAGFEELAGATGWSPTTVRRRMRELREHGLLYLDIDVDWRMFGVTTRTLLWLSVAPAHLEETGLALAEHPEVAFAAATTGRSNLYASVLCAGQRELYRYLTTRVAALPAITHLETAPVIKTLKQAGNRA; this comes from the coding sequence GTGGAATCCGACTACGACGACCTCGACCGGCGGCTCGTGCACGCCCTCCAGATCGACGGCCGCGCCCCGTTCAGCACCATCGCCGAGGCACTCGGCGTGTCGGACCGCACCGTCGCCCGCCGTTACGCGCGGCTGCGCGCCACCGGTGCGGTACGGGTGCTCGGCGGTATCGCCCCGGTCGTGCTCGGCACCGTCCCGTGGCTGCTGCGCGTGCGATGCGCGCCCGCCGCGTCGCTCGCCGTCGCCGAGGCGCTGGCCCGGCGGCCCGACACGTCCTGGGTGAGCCTCAGTTCGGGCGGCACCGAACTCACCGCCGTGGTCAGGACCGAGAACGACGCGGACAGCGAGGCGCTGCTGCTGGCCAAGCTGCCCCGCACCCCGCGCGTGGAGGGCGTCACCGCGCACTGTGTGCTGCACGCCTTCTACGGCGGCCCCGACAGCCTGATCGGCAAGCTCGGCGCACTGGACGCGGACGCGATCGAGCGGCTGACCCCGCCCGCCCTGCCGCACCGGGAGGGACCGGTGCGGCTCAGCGACGGCGACCGCAGGCTGCTGGCCGTACTCGCCATCGACGGGCGGGCCGGGTTCGAGGAGCTGGCCGGGGCGACGGGCTGGTCGCCGACGACGGTCCGGCGCCGGATGCGGGAGCTGCGCGAACACGGCCTGCTCTACCTCGACATCGACGTCGACTGGCGCATGTTCGGCGTGACCACCCGCACCCTGCTCTGGCTCTCGGTCGCCCCTGCCCACCTGGAGGAGACCGGCCTGGCACTGGCGGAGCATCCGGAAGTCGCGTTCGCCGCCGCCACGACCGGCAGGAGCAACCTGTACGCGAGCGTGCTGTGCGCCGGGCAGCGGGAGCTGTACCGGTACCTGACCACGCGGGTCGCCGCGCTCCCGGCCATCACCCACCTCGAAACGGCGCCGGTGATCAAGACCCTCAAGCAGGCGGGCAACCGCGCCTAG
- a CDS encoding FAD-dependent monooxygenase, which produces MDTDVLVVGAGPTGMTLAGELLTAGASTVLVDRLPRRSDLSKAGGVQSRTLEAFDQRGLLEPLLATGDHPVSTGHFAGIPLPDQPGRHHLPWRSVPQVVIEELLERHLAARGVHIRRNHDLVGLTQDDAGVPDAGVTDAGVTANAVTDAGVTATFADGTTVRSRYLVAADGAHSTVRSLLRAAFPGEPGTLTIIAADVRLGGADPSASHTWTEDGHWAALFPLGTDPEGRPLRRLVLGGPGQSLPRETPVTEDDIRRGLRTVFGTQTHLLELRYARRITNASRQIERYRHGRVFLAGDAAHVHLPLGAQGMNTGIQDAFNLGWKLGAAVRGRAPAGLLDTYHAERHPAGAAVLRNVRAQSLLMDWAGTREPDVLAAREIFTDLARLPDVRRHLAGLMSGMATRYPMPGSELHPLVGLPAPDLDLGASGRVHELLRSGRGLLLDPAGTYAQAVVPWSDRVDRVGEAGLAGSDTGTGAEPMLIRPDGYVCWAGAGGARPEPALAHWFGDPR; this is translated from the coding sequence ATGGACACCGATGTGCTCGTCGTCGGCGCAGGCCCCACCGGAATGACGCTGGCCGGCGAACTCCTGACCGCGGGGGCGTCGACCGTCCTCGTCGACAGGCTGCCGCGGCGCAGCGACCTGTCCAAGGCGGGCGGCGTGCAGTCCCGCACCCTGGAGGCCTTCGACCAACGTGGGCTCCTGGAACCGCTGTTGGCCACCGGCGATCACCCCGTCTCTACGGGCCATTTCGCCGGCATCCCCCTCCCGGACCAGCCCGGCCGACACCATCTGCCCTGGCGGTCGGTGCCGCAGGTGGTGATCGAGGAGCTCTTGGAGCGCCATCTGGCCGCGCGCGGCGTGCACATCCGACGGAACCACGACCTCGTCGGCCTCACCCAGGACGACGCCGGAGTCCCCGACGCCGGAGTCACCGACGCCGGAGTCACCGCGAACGCCGTCACCGACGCCGGAGTCACCGCCACGTTCGCCGACGGCACCACCGTGCGCTCGCGGTACCTCGTCGCCGCCGACGGCGCCCACAGCACCGTACGGTCGCTGCTGCGGGCCGCGTTCCCCGGTGAGCCCGGCACCTTGACGATCATCGCCGCCGATGTGCGGCTCGGCGGCGCCGATCCGTCCGCCTCCCACACCTGGACCGAGGACGGGCACTGGGCGGCGCTGTTCCCGCTCGGCACCGACCCCGAGGGCAGGCCGCTGCGCCGGCTGGTCCTCGGCGGGCCGGGCCAGTCGCTGCCGAGGGAGACCCCGGTCACCGAGGACGACATACGCCGTGGCCTGCGCACCGTGTTCGGTACGCAGACCCACCTGCTCGAACTGCGCTACGCCCGCCGCATCACCAACGCCTCGCGCCAGATCGAGCGGTACCGGCACGGGCGGGTGTTCCTCGCGGGGGACGCCGCCCATGTCCACCTCCCGCTCGGTGCGCAGGGCATGAACACCGGGATCCAGGACGCGTTCAACCTCGGCTGGAAGCTCGGCGCGGCGGTGCGCGGCCGGGCCCCGGCCGGCCTGCTCGACACCTACCACGCGGAGCGGCATCCCGCCGGGGCCGCGGTCCTGCGCAACGTACGGGCCCAGAGCCTGCTCATGGACTGGGCGGGGACCCGTGAACCGGACGTCCTCGCCGCCCGGGAGATCTTCACGGACCTGGCCCGACTGCCGGACGTGCGGCGCCATCTCGCCGGTCTCATGTCCGGGATGGCCACCCGCTATCCGATGCCGGGCAGCGAACTCCATCCGCTCGTCGGCCTTCCCGCGCCGGACCTGGACCTCGGCGCGTCCGGCCGGGTGCACGAACTGCTGCGGTCCGGACGCGGCCTCCTCCTGGACCCGGCCGGCACGTACGCCCAGGCCGTCGTCCCCTGGTCGGACCGCGTGGACCGGGTGGGCGAGGCCGGCCTGGCGGGCAGCGACACCGGCACCGGCGCCGAGCCCATGCTCATCCGGCCGGACGGGTACGTGTGCTGGGCGGGCGCGGGCGGCGCCCGCCCGGAACCGGCACTGGCCCACTGGTTCGGCGACCCCCGCTGA